ATGTTCAAAACCCCAACCAAGCGCGCTTTCACCACGCTCCCGGCTTGAAAAGCCACATCGCTTAAAACAAGCACATCTACAGGGTCGCCATCAGATCCTAAAGTGTTAGGCACAAAACCATAATTTGCGGGGTAATTTTGTGCTCCATAAAGCACCCTATCCACCATTAAAGCCCCGCTTTCTTTATCCAATTCATACTTGATATTAGAATGCTTAGATATTTCAATCACCACGCACAAAGCGTTAGCGTCATGGCTTACTTCTAATTGGTCTAAATTCATTGCAATCTCCTTTGAATAATAAAAAGACTTATTCTAACATAAAGCCCGCTCTTTTTAACCCTCTTTAGGGGTTTTTAAATGATCGTATTGTTTGCTGTATTTGTGAAACGCCCTCAAACACTTTCTAGTGTTTAATTGATCATAAAAAAGATTATCAAAATAAGATTTTTTAGGGGGTTTTAATGAAATGTCAGGCTTTTTCGCATTTTGGATGGTGCTATTAAAAGCATGC
This region of Helicobacter pylori genomic DNA includes:
- the ppa gene encoding inorganic diphosphatase, whose amino-acid sequence is MNLDQLEVSHDANALCVVIEISKHSNIKYELDKESGALMVDRVLYGAQNYPANYGFVPNTLGSDGDPVDVLVLSDVAFQAGSVVKARLVGVLNMEDESGMDEKLLALPIDKIDPTHSYVKDINDLSKHTLDKIKHFFETYKDLEPNKWVKVKGFENKESAIKVLEKAIKAYQG